A region of the Phaenicophaeus curvirostris isolate KB17595 chromosome 25, BPBGC_Pcur_1.0, whole genome shotgun sequence genome:
TTCCAGGATTCCATGGCCATACCCTTCTGCTCTCTCCAGCTGGCGCAGCGCAGGAGCAAGACTGAGGACTACCTTGATCAGAGTGTGCCGTACCTGAAGGACGCTCAGAAGGACTTGCGCTTGGCAGCCGTGAGGTTCATCGGTGAGCCACCATCCCCGGGTCCCTCTGTTGGGACACCCTGGCCCCAGTTCCCACCACGGCACGGGGGAGCAAGGGGATCTGACGGAGCTCTGTCCCTAGGGCGTGCTGTGCAACACCTGAAGGACCAAAGCCCAGGGAAGATGGAAATGATCTGCTTTGGTGAGGAGTGACAGGGTTGGGTTAGGCAGGGCTGGTGGGACAGGAGATAGTGACGGAGCAGGGCGCTGCCTTGCCTGGTCCTGCTCCAGGAAACCTGTCTGGGGCAGTTGGGGCATTCCTGCACAGCAGCTCTCTCCTGCCTGGGGTTGGCAGGGGATGCTCGGGGGTCTCTGTAGACACGGGGCTTCATCTCAACTCTGTTTGTTTCCACCACAGCTCTAAAGCCCTTGAGAGAAGACAGTGACATCGCAGTCCGTTCCCTGGCCACACAgaccatcctcatcatgaacCGTCCAAGGCAGCAGACAAGAGCGAGGCGCATTCTGCAAGCGCTGCGCTGCTGGGGCCTCTGAGCCAGGCAGAGGCGCTGGAGGTGCCTGCAGGGAAAGGGGTcatggaatcctagaatcctgTAATCATTGAAGACCTCCTTTGCAAGCTTAACGATTCCATGACTCCATGATCTACACGCtgtctgaacacctccaggcatggggactccagcacctccctgggcggcctctgcctgtgcttcctccttctttcaataaagaaattgttcccatATCCAACCTAATCCTCCCccgcacaacttgaggccatttcctctcctcctgtcccttcttacttgggagaagagaccagcacccgcctcaccacaacctcctttccgggagctgcagagagcgatgaggtctcccctcagccgcccctcctccaggctaaacagcccccaGAGCCGCTCCCCGAACCCCGGGGCTCCAGCCCcgtccccagctccattccctcctccagacgcgctccagcccctcaacgtccttcttggagtgaggggcccaacgCTGAACGCGGCGGGGGCTCCTTCCCGAGGGAATCgctgctgcccagctcccagGGGTTGCACGGGGCTGGGTTTGGGATGAGGGGGGCTCTTTGCCGAGGGTGTGGGGGGATCCACCCACCCGTGTGGGGCTGCCCTGGGACCTGAGGGGATTTGTGGTGGAGGGGGTCCCTCACGTGCTGAGCCCTTGCTCGCCCCACCGCAGCCCTTGCTAGCCAACACTCGGCCCCTTTGGCAGCCCCGCTCTGCCACAAGGCGTCGTTACTGTGCgaaaaaaaaggggaatattggtgatttaagctaaagtagagttcaGTTTCGTCTCAGGAACTGCAGTTTTTGAAAGGCAGACAGgatgtccctctgagagcaggttttctttcaagcagtgtttttccaggcactgttcattctttggagaccgtaatgtcttgtgttcagtgtggtctgtgctgaagGGAGGTGTCTTTGTCTATCATcacctctgtctgcagcctttccccatctcaaggCCGCGGTCAGACAGAGCCTGCTCCAAACGAGCAGAGTTTTGCCTGCTGTGAGGTTCACAATAACgttaaaatgagtccttggaaagtGGTAGAATgggcataagatttctgggtgAATTTATACACATGCGTGTAAGCGGGAAATCTCTTCTGTGGAATATTCatgatttagaatcatagaatcatagactcatagaataaccagattggaagagacccaccggatcatcgagtccaaccattccgatcaagcactaaactatgtccttcagcacctcgtccacccgtcccttaaacacctccagggaaggtgactcaaccccctccctgggcagcctctgccagtgcccaatgaccctttctgtgaacatttttttcctaatgtccagcctaaacctccccttgcggagcttgaggccattccctcttatcctgtcccctgtcacttgggagaagagcccagctccctcctctccacaacctcctttcaggtagttggagagagcaatgaggtctcccctcagcctcctcttctccaggctaaacacccccagctctctcagccgttcctcataaggcctgttctccagccccctcaccagctttgttgctcttctctggactcgctccagagcctcaacatccttcttgtggggaggggcccagaactgaacgcaggattcgaggagcggtctcaccagtgccgagtccagagggagaagaacctccctggacctgctggtcacgccgtgtctgatccaagccaagatgccattggccttcttggccacctgggccactgctggctcgtgttcagtcgctgtcaaccaacacccccaggtccctctcctccaggcagtttccagccagacttctcctagtctggagctgctcagggttgttgtgccccaagtgcaggaaccggcattggactcagcccagcggtccagcctgttcagatccctttgcagaggttctctaccctccagcagatcgacacttccacccagcttagtgtcgtccgcaaacttgctcagggtgccctcgatgccttcatccaggtcattgataaagacattgaacagggctggacccagccctgagccctggggaaccccacttgtcactggcctccagctggatttaataccatttcccaccactctctgggcccggccagccaaccagttttcaagCTCAAGTCGAGTTCAGTTTCATCCCAGTAACTGTATTTTCAGGGCTGCTGTGCTGAGCCCTTCTCTCTCCCACCCTTCCTCCTCATGCTCCACTTCCACGTCTCTCACGCCCTTCCAGGGCCACCCGACCCTCCCTGCCACGGGGCCAAGTCACAGGGGGACCCTCTGTGACCTCACTTTGGGACCCCACCCTGCACCGCGTGTGGTGACCGCGcgtgcagcccccagccctcagTGTCCGCCAGGACAGCGCCGGgacaggcagcagagctcacAGCTCCTGAGCAGAGCTCACGCCTCACCCCGTGGTGCCGAAGCGCCTCCCTCGATCGGTCCTTACCCTGACCCCAAGGATGGCAGCGAGACCTCCCAGCCAACCTGGGGTGTCCCTGTGGGAGGACGTGTCCCCCCAGGTGAGCAGCTCTGCCCCGCAGCCCCATGAGGGGCATATGGAGCAGCCCCTAAAGATCAGTGGGTGAGGGGCCCTGGTGGGCTGGGCAGGACTCAACATCAgtccctctgctccgctcttgTGCAACCccatctggagccctgtgtccagttctggagtcctcagcacaggaaggacatggagctgttgggacgggtccagaggaggccacgaggaggacccaagggctggagaacctcccgcacgaggacaggctgagggagttggggctgttcagcctggagaagagaaggtcccagggagaccttagagcagcttccagtcctgaaaggggttccaggaatgctggggaggggcagggataagatgaggggaatggtttcaaACTGAAAGCGGCAAGATTCAGGTgacatcttaggaagaaatattttcctgggaggatggggaggccctggcataggttgcccagagaagtggtggtgctgccccatccctggaggtgttcaaggtcaggtggGATGGTCTTTGGgacaccctgatccagtgggaggtgtccttgcccatggcattGGGTGGAAATggatggctttgaggtcccttccaacacaaagcattccaggattctgtggATCATTGGGCTGGCATGGCCTCACTGTCCCTGCTTagagggttcctgctgtccctgagcagggatgatgtgagggctgcaCTCCCTGgtccctccagcagctccagcccccaggCCACCAGACAGCCCTGGCTCGCTCGAGGGCCAGCACACGGTGCCCATGAGCCCAACCTTCTTCCCTCCCGCTGggcccctcttctcctcctcccctgggcagtgactgcagcccctgctgccgGCTCTGCTGCGGGCACTGACGGGCGcctctctccagggctgctcgTGCTGCCCACCCGCACAGCACGACCACGGCTCCCATTGGGACATCTCtaccctcccttccttcctccataGGCAGTTGAAAAGTATCTGGAAAGAGCAGAGGAGACAGACGTTGTCCTCATGGCCATTGAGGCCATGAGAGACTCAAGCCGCTTTCAGAGGGAGGCAACAAAACTCATGCAGGATGTGGTCATGCACGACTCTGCCTTCTGGCTGGCGGAGGTAGGTGGCCCATAGCAAGGTTGCCCTTCCCTTGAGCCCTCCCAGACCCTgctcctccctccagccctcccaAATCCAGCAGTCTCCAGCACCTGAATCCCGCAGAGGGATGGAAAGGGCAGCTGAGGCTCCAGGGGCAGAACCATCTTCACTTGGGTCTCCTTCAGGTACCCAAGATCATGACCTGCATCCACGAAAATATGACACAACTCAGCTCAGAGCCAGCCCGGGAGATCATGGAGTCACTTCTTTTCCTGATGACAAAGCTCTACCCCAATGAAGTTGCCACAACGTTGTGGGGGATGTTTCCACCAGATGACAGGTACGAGCTCCGTCAGCCTTGAGGGTTGATCCTTTTGGGGAGAAGGGCCCAGAAACTATCTGGATGATACAGCCAGGAAAGTCCAAAGGAGGCCACTAGGATggtccaaaggctggagcacctcctgtacacggacaggcagagagagttggggttggagcccctgatccagtgggaggtgtccctgcccatggaaggggttggaactggatggccttaAAGCCCTTgaagcccaaaccattccatgattctgtgactctaaaaCTGCAGgacagccctggggagcagggccctccttcccaccacgcTATCCAGCCCCACGAAAGCCCTGCAGAAggcaaggctggaaaagccagaaggcaaggctggaaaagccaGCTAAGAGTTGAAGGTCCCAAAGTTGAGGAAGGGTTTAGAGGAGAGGCTGAATTGCCTTGGtcggttcagcctggagaagaagagacgGACGGGAGACCTCACTGGGCTCTGCATCTTCTTCACATGGGGAACAGGAGGAGCAGGCTCTGAGCTCTTGCCTCTGGATGTGAGGgcatggcaggaagatgccacgagagggttaggttggatgttGGGGAaaagttcttcccccagagatcaatggagcactggaacagctccccagggaagcagtcacggcaccgaGCCTGATAATAGTCAGGAAGcctttggccaacaccctcaggccCACGGTGTGAACGGTGGAGTTGTcccgtgcagggacaggagttggactcgatggtccttgtgggtcccttcccgCTCAGGACATTCCATAATTCAGCAGGCTTCTGCCAGCCCAACAACGAATACCTCCTTGCTCctgtcctgctgcccaggccagcCCAGCCGAGGGCCAGGGCCATGTCCTGCGGGGCTGCCCCAGGCCGGGCTGTGGTGGCCGAGGCTGCCCTGCTGATGGagcgctctgccttgcagctctgccctgccacTCTGGGAGATCATCTTCTCCGTGCCTGAGACACTGGAGGGGCTTTTGAAGGGGCTgaccctgctcctgcaggacaAACTGGACGAGGGCTGTGATCTTCTCCCTGAGGActcctgcatcctgctcttggctgTGAGTTATCAGGAAAAGCCCAAGGGCCCTTGTTCTCAGTTGCTGGTGGAATCAGGAGCTTCATGGTGCCAGGTCGCTCACtgttgcctttcttccaggtgaTGGCCTGCAGGGACTGGGAAAATGAGCGTATTGCAGCTACGCACCCCATCTTGAGGAGCCTGAGGCGTTCAAGTCCAGTGACACCCTCGCTGGtgctcagggcccttctgaggCTGTCGGAGAGAGCCGAGATGGTGAGCAGGGCGTTGGCAAGGGGACCCACATTGGCAAGCAGGGGCTGGGACTGTGTGGGCAGTGGGATTCGAGTGGTGCAGTGACAGCTCCAAGtgccctccttgccctggtggGGTCTGGAAGCTGCCCAGGCAGTTTCCAGGCACGGACCTTTCAGCCCAACcactgtgccagggaaggtcatggaactgATCTCTCTTGCCAGGGCTGCTCGTGCTGCTCACCCGCGCAGCATGACCACCACTCCAGCTGGGACATCTccatcctcccttccttcctccacagGTACTTGGATGGTATTGCCAATCACCGAAGGACACAGAAGACCTTGTCGTGTCCATTGAGGTGATGAGGGACTCCAGCATCTTTCGCAAGGAGTTTATGAGACTCATGCATGATGCGTGTATAAAAAACCCTGCCTTCTGGCTGGCAGAGGTAGGTGGCCCATGGCAAGGTTGACCTTCCCTTGAGAACTGCAAGAACCTGCtcctccctctgtccctcccaAATCCAGGCCACTCGGACTCCTGAAGCCACCTGAATAGGGCGGGGAGGGATGGAAAGGGCAGCTGAGGTTCCAGGGGCAGCAACATCCTCACCTGCGTCTCCCTTCCAGATACCAAACGTCATGGCCTACATCCATGAAAGCCTGGGACACCTCCACTCAAGATCAGCTGGAGAGACGGTGGGGTCCCTGCTGTTCAGGATGACCAAGTACTACCCCATGGAGGTTGCCACAACGTTGTGGAGGATGTTTCCTCCAACTGACAGGTACTGGCTCCAAAAGCCTTGAGGGTTGATCCTTTTGGGGAGAGGGGCCCAGAATCAATCTGGATGACAGAGCTACGAAAGTCCAAAGGAGGCCACGAGGATTAtccgaaggctggagcacctcccatacatgGACAGGCGGAGAGGAGGATCTGAGGAGaatttagagcagcttccccTCCTGAAATGGGCTCCAGGATAGCTGGgtaggggctcttgatcagggatcgGAGGGAGATGACGAGGGGAAAGGTCTTGAGCTGATAGAGGGGAGATCaagatttcaggaagaaatgtttctgtgagggtggggaggtaaTGACTCAGGAAGCCCGGAGAAGTCCTGGCTGCCCCCTCCTTAGAGGCCAGGATTCAGCACGCTTCTGCCAGCCCAACAACGAATACCTCCTTGGTCctgtcctgctgcccaggccagcCCAGCCGAGGGCCAGGGCcatgtcctgcagggctgccccaggccgGGCTGTGGTGGCCGAGGCTGCCCTGCTGATGGagcgctctgccttgcagctctgccctgccacTCTGGGACCTCATCTTCTGCGTGCCCCAGACACTGGAGGGGCTTTTGAAGGggctgtccctgctcctgcaggacaAACTGGACGAGGGCTGTGATCTTCTCCCTGAGGActcctgcatcctgctcttggctgTGAGTTTTAAGGAAAAGCCCAAGGGCCCTTGTCCTCAGCTTCTGGTGGAACCAGGAGCTTCATGGTGCCAGGTCACTCACtgttgcctttcttccaggtgaTGGCCGGCAAGGACTGGGAATATGAGGAAACTGCAGCAACGTACAATATCTGGTGGGGTTTGAGGTATTCAAGTCCAGTGACGCTCTCGCGGTTGCTCAGTGCTCTTCTGAGGCTGTCGGAGAGAGCCAAGATGGTGAGCAGGGCGTTGGCAAGGGGACACACGTTAGCAcgcaggggctggggcagtgCGGGCAGTGGGGTTCAAGTGATGGAGTGAAACTCCAAACACTCTTTGCCTTGATGGGGCGGGTGAGATCCCTGGGGAATTTCTGGGCATGGACCTCTCAGCCTGACCACTGGGCCTGGGAAGGTCAAGGAACTGGTCCACCTAAAGCTTTGCTAGAGCACATGGAGGTGATTGGAGGCAGCCAAcacggcttcaccaagggcGAGTCCTGCCTGAGCAACCCAGTGGCCTTGTACGATGGAGTGACCACATGAGTGCAGACGGGAAATGCAGTGGATGTCATCTCCCTGGACTTGTGTAAAGCCTCGGAGACAGTCCCTCAGCACATGGTTCTCTCTGAACTGGAGAGAGCGAGATGGGGCTTTGATGGGTGGAGTGTTGGGTGAATGAGGAATGCCAGGCACTAACACAGGCTTGGTGGAGAATgaattgggagcagccctgaggaggaggacttggggtgctgggggatgagaagatCCACATGAGGCGGCCACATGCGCTGACAGCCCAGAAAGTAAAACCATGTCGTGGGCAGtggggccagcagggtgagggaggggttctgcccctgtgctctgctctggtgagaggCACCCTGGAGCCATTTgctcttttcctgtgagggcggggaggcccagGCATAGGTTgaccagagaagtcgtggctgccccatcctgggaggtgttcaaggccagactggataagggggctttgagccccctgatccagtgggaggtgtacctgtccatggcaggggattgggaCTTGTTGGGTTTgacgtcccttccaacacaaagcattccaggattctgtgtGTCTTTGGGCTGGCATGGTCTCACTGTCCCTGCTTagagggttcctgctgtccctgagcagggatgatgtgagggctgcactcccaggtccctccagcagctccagcccccaggCCCCCAGACAGCCCTGGCTCGCTCGAGGGCCAGCACACGGTGCCCATGAGCCCAACCTTCTTCCCTCCTGCTGggcccctcttctcctcctcccctgggcagtgactgcagcccctgctgccgGCTCTGCTGCGGGCACTGACGGGCGcctctctccagggctgctcgTGCTGCCCACCCGCACAGCACGACCACGGCTCCCGTTGGGACATCTccatcctcccttccttcctccacagGTACTTGGACAGTATCTCCAGccagcagaggacacagaaatcATCCTCACGTCCATCGAGGCAATGAGCAACTCCAGCATCTTTAAGAAAGAGGTGATGAGACTGATGCATGATGCCTTCTTTCAGAATCCTGCTTTCTGGCTGGCGGAGGTAGGTGGCCCATGGCAAGATTGCCCTGCCCTTGAGAACTGCAAGAACCCACTCCTCCCTCGTTCCCTCCCAATTCCAGGGCTCTTGGGCTCCTGAAGACATCTGAAtagggcagggagggatggaaagggCAGCTGAGGCTCCAGGGGCAGCAACATCCTCACCTGGGTCTCTCTTCCAGATACCAAACGTCATGGCCTATGTCCATGAAAGCCTGGGACACCTCAACACGAGGTCAGCCAGGGAGATGGCGGGGTCGCTGCTATTCAGGATGACCTACAGCTACCCGACTGCAGTTGCCACAACGTTGTGGAGGATGTTTCCACCAAATGAGAGGTAGGAGCTCCGTCAGCCTTGAGGGTTGATCCTTTTGGGGAGAAGGGCCCAGAAACTATCTGGATGATACAGCCAGGAAAGTCCAAAGGAGGCCACTAGGATggtccaaaggctggagcacctcctgtacacggacaggcagagagagttggggttggagcccctgatccagtgggaggtgtccctgcccatggaaggggttggaactggatggccttaAAGCCCTTgaagcccaaaccattccatgattctgtgactctaaaaCTGCAGgacagccctggggagcagggccctccttcccaccacgcTATCCAGCCCCACGAAAGCCCTGCAGAGggcaaggctggaaaagccaGCTAAGAGTTGAAGGTCCCAAAGTTGAGGAAGGGTTtagaggagaggctgaagtgCCTTGGtcggttcagcctggagaagaagaggctgaggggagacctcactgggCTCTGCATCTTCTTCACACGGGGAACAGGAGGAGCAGGCTCTGAGCTCTTGCCTCTGGCTGTGAGGgcatggcaggaagatgccacgagagggttaggttggatgttGGGGAaaagttcttcccccagagatcaatggagcactggaacagctccccagggaagcagtcacggcacc
Encoded here:
- the LOC138730787 gene encoding uncharacterized protein yields the protein MAARPPSQPGVSLWEDVSPQAVEKYLERAEETDVVLMAIEAMRDSSRFQREATKLMQDVVMHDSAFWLAEVPKIMTCIHENMTQLSSEPAREIMESLLFLMTKLYPNEVATTLWGMFPPDDSSALPLWEIIFSVPETLEGLLKGLTLLLQDKLDEGCDLLPEDSCILLLAVMACRDWENERIAATHPILRSLRRSSPVTPSLVLRALLRLSERAEMVLGWYCQSPKDTEDLVVSIEVMRDSSIFRKEFMRLMHDACIKNPAFWLAEIPNVMAYIHESLGHLHSRSAGETVGSLLFRMTKYYPMEVATTLWRMFPPTDSSALPLWDLIFCVPQTLEGLLKGLSLLLQDKLDEGCDLLPEDSCILLLAVMAGKDWEYEETAATYNIWWGLRYSSPVTLSRLLSALLRLSERAKMVLGQYLQPAEDTEIILTSIEAMSNSSIFKKEVMRLMHDAFFQNPAFWLAEIPNVMAYVHESLGHLNTRSAREMAGSLLFRMTYSYPTAVATTLWRMFPPNERHKKCWASSRT